One region of Candidatus Electrothrix rattekaaiensis genomic DNA includes:
- a CDS encoding thioesterase family protein → MVDLRMEMREPIFRVQYRVIYGDTDSGGVMYNANYLRLMEIGRTELMRNWALSYSEMEQEGIILPVTESYLRYKAPARYDDLITIATSLAEVKLVSCRFHCMISRWEEERKRDQLLVKGFTNHACINRQGKLMPFPDNIREIIQGVMAT, encoded by the coding sequence ATGGTTGATCTGCGGATGGAAATGAGAGAGCCGATCTTTCGGGTGCAGTACCGGGTGATCTACGGCGATACCGATTCCGGCGGGGTGATGTATAATGCCAACTATCTCCGTTTGATGGAAATAGGGCGAACCGAGCTGATGCGTAACTGGGCTCTGTCCTACAGCGAGATGGAGCAAGAGGGGATTATCCTGCCGGTGACCGAGAGCTATCTGCGCTACAAGGCCCCGGCCCGCTATGATGATCTGATCACTATTGCCACCTCCCTTGCCGAGGTTAAACTTGTCTCTTGTCGCTTTCATTGCATGATTAGCCGTTGGGAAGAAGAACGGAAGCGGGACCAGCTCCTCGTCAAGGGGTTTACCAATCATGCCTGTATTAATCGGCAGGGCAAGTTGATGCCCTTTCCAGACAATATTCGGGAGATTATTCAGGGCGTAATGGCAACATAA
- a CDS encoding flavodoxin family protein has translation MYALAVNGSPRKGGNTETLLKEVVGELDNLDWQTELVQVGGTDIRGCLACHGCFKNQDNQCVQKEDAFNEIYRKMLKADAIILGSPVYFAAVGADLKALIERAGYVAYANNHAFAGKIGAAVVAVRRGGATHVFDTINHMFQMSQMIVPGSTYWNMGFGLHKEDVQDDTEGMANMRHLGRAIGWLGKAIQPVCANYPKKGRLDE, from the coding sequence ATGTACGCACTTGCGGTAAACGGGAGCCCGAGAAAGGGCGGCAATACGGAGACCTTATTGAAAGAGGTTGTAGGGGAACTCGATAATCTGGACTGGCAAACAGAGCTGGTTCAAGTTGGCGGCACAGATATCCGTGGCTGTCTGGCCTGTCACGGCTGCTTTAAGAATCAGGACAATCAGTGCGTGCAGAAGGAGGATGCTTTTAACGAGATCTACAGGAAGATGCTCAAGGCTGATGCGATTATCTTGGGATCGCCAGTCTACTTTGCAGCGGTCGGTGCTGATCTCAAGGCCCTTATCGAGCGGGCGGGCTATGTTGCTTATGCCAATAACCATGCTTTTGCCGGTAAGATCGGCGCGGCGGTTGTCGCTGTCCGAAGAGGGGGTGCCACGCATGTCTTTGACACTATCAACCATATGTTTCAGATGTCTCAGATGATCGTGCCTGGATCAACCTATTGGAATATGGGCTTCGGCCTGCACAAGGAAGATGTGCAGGATGATACGGAAGGGATGGCCAATATGCGCCATCTTGGTCGTGCCATAGGCTGGCTGGGCAAGGCGATTCAGCCGGTTTGTGCGAACTATCCTAAAAAAGGGCGATTGGACGAGTAG
- a CDS encoding bifunctional sulfate adenylyltransferase/adenylylsulfate kinase — MKDNLSHATSYSESLIVHSCRAKHLRSEAVHLISTDLNRRQLRDLESLLNRAFYPLAGFLGQEDYENVLKEMRLADGSVWPVPICLDVNEEFAASLQPGQCIGLNDQEGFLLAILTVSDIWKADKKTEAKAVYGTDVPEQHPGVQALFSEVKDWYIGGTVEGVTLPIHYDFCDLRLTPAETNRRFLQYGWRRVVGFHTREYLHCAHREMVLAAARETGSSLFLHPVVGLDHPGNMEHYTHVHCYQEFVQHFPRNMIQLGIIPLAERYAGPREAIWHALIRKNYGCTHFIVAADHGDPFAGTNADLFYPQGEAQELVASLAEETGIEMVPERAMGYAEEQGKYVYLADIPDEKVRDINSKELKRRLEKGENVPEWFSFPNVVAELRRSFPPRSKQGLTVFLTGLSGSGKSTIAKVLMVRFMEMRDRPVTLLDGDIVRKNLSSELTFSKEHRDLNVIRIGFVASEITKNGGIALCAPIAPYEESRQENRRLISRYGGYIEVHIATPLEVCEQRDRKGLYAKARAGLVKGVTGISDPYIPPSNPEITIDTSKMTPAEAVQEIFLYLEEQGYIR, encoded by the coding sequence ATGAAAGACAACCTTTCTCATGCTACTTCCTATTCCGAGAGCCTGATCGTCCATTCTTGTCGGGCCAAGCATTTGCGGTCCGAGGCTGTCCATCTGATATCAACGGATCTCAATAGACGGCAGCTCCGTGACCTTGAGTCCCTGCTCAACCGGGCCTTTTATCCTTTGGCAGGCTTCTTGGGCCAAGAAGATTACGAGAACGTGCTCAAAGAAATGCGCCTAGCTGATGGCTCTGTCTGGCCCGTTCCCATTTGCCTTGATGTGAACGAAGAGTTTGCTGCTTCCCTGCAACCGGGACAATGCATAGGACTCAACGATCAGGAAGGTTTTCTCCTGGCAATTCTCACGGTCAGTGATATCTGGAAGGCGGATAAAAAAACAGAAGCAAAAGCCGTCTACGGCACAGACGTCCCTGAACAGCATCCCGGTGTCCAGGCCCTGTTCTCCGAAGTCAAAGACTGGTATATAGGCGGAACCGTGGAAGGCGTGACCCTACCCATCCATTATGATTTTTGCGACCTTCGCCTCACTCCGGCAGAGACCAACCGCCGTTTTCTCCAATATGGCTGGCGACGAGTGGTCGGTTTTCATACCAGAGAATACCTGCACTGCGCCCATCGGGAGATGGTCCTGGCAGCAGCTCGTGAAACCGGAAGTTCTCTTTTCCTGCACCCGGTCGTTGGCCTGGATCATCCTGGCAATATGGAGCATTACACCCATGTGCATTGTTATCAGGAATTTGTCCAACATTTCCCCCGCAATATGATCCAGCTCGGGATTATTCCGCTGGCGGAGCGATACGCTGGCCCCAGAGAGGCGATCTGGCACGCCCTGATCCGTAAAAATTACGGGTGTACTCATTTTATCGTGGCAGCAGACCACGGCGACCCCTTTGCTGGCACCAATGCCGACCTGTTTTATCCCCAAGGCGAGGCTCAAGAACTTGTTGCCTCACTGGCAGAAGAGACCGGTATTGAAATGGTTCCAGAACGAGCTATGGGCTATGCCGAGGAACAAGGAAAATACGTCTACCTTGCCGACATACCTGATGAGAAGGTCAGAGACATTAACTCCAAAGAGTTAAAACGACGCCTGGAAAAAGGAGAGAACGTCCCAGAATGGTTTTCCTTTCCCAACGTTGTCGCTGAACTGCGCCGTTCTTTTCCGCCGCGCTCCAAGCAAGGCCTCACTGTTTTTCTCACCGGCCTGTCTGGATCTGGAAAATCAACCATTGCCAAGGTCCTGATGGTGCGCTTTATGGAAATGCGCGACCGCCCGGTTACCCTCCTGGACGGTGATATTGTCCGCAAAAACCTCTCCTCAGAGCTGACTTTTTCCAAGGAACACCGCGATCTCAATGTCATCAGAATCGGCTTTGTGGCCAGCGAAATCACCAAGAACGGCGGCATTGCCCTCTGCGCACCCATTGCGCCCTATGAAGAGTCTCGTCAAGAAAACCGACGCCTGATCAGTCGTTATGGCGGTTATATTGAGGTCCATATCGCAACCCCGTTGGAGGTCTGTGAGCAGCGGGACCGGAAAGGCTTGTACGCAAAGGCACGGGCCGGGCTTGTCAAAGGAGTGACAGGTATTTCGGATCCGTACATCCCGCCGAGTAATCCCGAAATAACCATTGATACGTCAAAGATGACTCCGGCTGAAGCGGTACAGGAGATCTTCCTTTATCTTGAAGAACAGGGATATATTCGGTAA
- a CDS encoding helix-hairpin-helix domain-containing protein: MKPFYLALFFIFFLTTSAAAVVNINTASLEELTSLPGIGQVKAESIVKYRQDKGPFKKVDELQNVYGIGTKIVARLKDEITVGEENPATGAATTVNKENKATTQEEQKEQTTSTAPPAKK; this comes from the coding sequence ATGAAACCATTCTACTTGGCCCTGTTCTTTATTTTTTTCCTGACGACTTCGGCTGCTGCTGTTGTCAATATCAATACAGCGAGCTTGGAAGAGTTGACCTCTTTGCCCGGTATAGGGCAGGTTAAGGCTGAGTCGATTGTCAAGTATCGGCAGGATAAAGGTCCTTTCAAGAAGGTTGATGAGCTGCAAAACGTTTATGGAATTGGTACAAAAATTGTTGCACGGCTCAAAGACGAGATCACTGTGGGAGAGGAAAACCCGGCTACGGGCGCAGCAACCACTGTGAATAAAGAAAACAAAGCAACAACGCAGGAGGAGCAGAAGGAACAAACTACATCAACGGCACCTCCTGCCAAAAAATAA
- a CDS encoding response regulator, which produces MSRKNILIVDRDKDFLLELREAFIPFKNVYQLAFASNLAKGQEILRKFTVHMIIANVHLSGESGLELLLSVRRWHAETHIVLYSDELSEELKRSAYHSGVSAIIPYPFKFEELLNVLASVFAKESGNTTIPDTIPLADLLQLIGMGNHSTDIIIINKKKERGIIRIRQGNLIEAEAAGLQGVNAVTEMLSWKSPTIKTCKGVHEIRSPTHPVPLHDALIQAAARLDEKS; this is translated from the coding sequence ATGAGCCGCAAAAACATTCTGATTGTTGACCGTGATAAGGACTTTCTGCTGGAACTACGGGAGGCCTTTATTCCCTTTAAAAACGTCTATCAGCTTGCCTTTGCCTCCAACCTTGCCAAGGGTCAAGAGATCCTGCGTAAATTTACTGTCCACATGATTATTGCCAATGTCCACCTTTCTGGAGAAAGCGGCCTAGAGCTCTTGCTCTCAGTTCGTCGTTGGCATGCTGAAACCCATATTGTTCTGTACAGCGATGAATTGTCAGAAGAACTCAAACGCTCTGCCTACCATAGCGGAGTCTCCGCCATTATTCCTTATCCCTTTAAATTTGAAGAGCTCCTCAACGTGCTGGCAAGTGTTTTTGCCAAAGAGTCCGGCAACACGACTATCCCGGACACGATTCCTTTGGCAGACCTCCTTCAACTCATAGGCATGGGGAACCACTCTACAGATATCATTATTATTAACAAAAAAAAAGAGAGGGGGATTATTCGAATCCGCCAAGGAAATCTCATTGAGGCGGAAGCTGCCGGGCTGCAAGGAGTGAATGCGGTGACAGAAATGCTTTCCTGGAAATCGCCGACAATCAAGACCTGCAAAGGGGTGCATGAAATTCGGTCGCCCACCCACCCTGTCCCCTTGCATGACGCCCTTATCCAGGCAGCAGCAAGGCTGGACGAGAAGTCATAA
- a CDS encoding universal stress protein, which yields MKKKILVAVDGSVYSSNSLDYLIRLFRQDQNFSIDLLAAVSTCCGDQSWMADFDGRRTESAAELQRKAKATRYLKDAKARLVRNGFPEDNIASVVHASGEGITNSIYHFAKENMYDSLLVGRRGVGRVGEMLLGSVSSDLVRKCHEIPLWIIDGNVTSTRFLLAVHTCTHSLMAADHLAFILQANPKAEIYIYHSLAAFGSTPPAETEEFHSRWGAKWCKKNLDPETCLYKAHSQILIENGIPEERIKRLPPRRGIHPSHDLLRQAKRHNCGTIVIGRRPRVDKGLLGGVSDRTTKNAQNMAIWLVG from the coding sequence ATGAAAAAAAAAATTTTGGTAGCGGTAGACGGGTCGGTATATAGCTCAAACAGTTTAGATTACTTGATACGCCTGTTTCGACAGGATCAAAATTTCAGCATTGATCTGCTCGCTGCTGTTTCAACCTGCTGCGGCGACCAAAGCTGGATGGCGGATTTTGATGGGCGACGAACTGAAAGTGCTGCTGAGCTTCAACGTAAGGCCAAGGCGACAAGATACCTAAAAGATGCCAAAGCACGTCTTGTACGTAATGGCTTTCCCGAGGACAACATAGCTTCTGTTGTCCATGCATCAGGGGAAGGCATTACCAATTCCATCTATCATTTTGCCAAAGAAAATATGTATGACAGCCTGCTGGTCGGCAGAAGAGGTGTGGGAAGAGTCGGCGAAATGCTGTTAGGCAGCGTTTCATCCGATCTGGTGAGAAAATGTCATGAAATTCCTCTTTGGATTATTGACGGCAATGTCACCTCCACCCGTTTCCTCCTTGCTGTTCATACGTGTACGCACTCGCTTATGGCGGCGGATCATTTGGCCTTTATTCTGCAGGCCAATCCCAAGGCCGAGATCTATATCTACCATTCCCTTGCCGCGTTCGGTTCAACACCGCCTGCTGAGACAGAAGAGTTCCACAGCCGCTGGGGAGCGAAATGGTGCAAAAAAAATCTTGATCCAGAGACATGCCTGTACAAAGCACACAGCCAGATACTGATCGAAAACGGCATCCCCGAAGAACGCATTAAGCGGCTTCCTCCCCGCCGGGGTATCCATCCCAGCCATGACCTGCTCCGTCAGGCAAAGAGACACAATTGCGGGACCATTGTTATCGGGCGCAGACCTCGGGTGGATAAAGGGCTTCTGGGCGGGGTCTCCGATCGAACAACTAAAAATGCCCAGAATATGGCGATCTGGCTGGTCGGTTAG
- the rplM gene encoding 50S ribosomal protein L13 — MKTYYTPVDEIDRKWCVVDADGKVLGRIATEIARRLRGKHKPTFCNFQDNGDFVVVVNADRVHLTGTKWDDKVYYRHTGFMGGIKDRTAKEVREKSPEDLIIMAVKGMLPKNKLGRAQLKKLKVYAGAEHPHAAQQPELLDI; from the coding sequence ATGAAAACGTATTATACGCCGGTGGATGAAATTGATCGCAAATGGTGTGTCGTTGATGCCGACGGTAAGGTTCTTGGCCGTATCGCGACAGAAATTGCCCGTCGTTTGCGCGGCAAACATAAACCGACCTTTTGTAACTTTCAGGATAACGGTGATTTTGTCGTTGTTGTCAATGCAGACCGTGTTCATTTGACCGGTACCAAGTGGGATGATAAAGTGTATTATCGCCACACCGGTTTTATGGGCGGGATTAAAGATCGGACCGCAAAAGAGGTTCGTGAAAAATCTCCAGAAGATCTGATTATCATGGCGGTTAAAGGCATGTTGCCCAAGAATAAACTCGGTCGTGCCCAGCTGAAAAAATTAAAAGTGTATGCAGGTGCTGAACATCCACATGCGGCCCAGCAGCCTGAACTTCTCGATATTTAA
- the rpsI gene encoding 30S ribosomal protein S9, whose translation MAQEQTYATGKRKSAVARVWITPGSGNVVVNKQSTDSYFGNIFFEQKVEKPFAVTETAEKFDVKATVQGGGKSAQVDALVHGISKALQEMNPEFRDSLKKAGLLTRDSRIKERKKYGQRGARARFQFSKR comes from the coding sequence ATGGCGCAGGAACAGACATACGCAACCGGAAAACGAAAGAGTGCTGTAGCCAGAGTTTGGATCACTCCGGGAAGCGGCAATGTAGTTGTTAATAAACAGTCTACAGACAGTTATTTCGGCAATATTTTCTTTGAGCAGAAGGTTGAAAAGCCGTTTGCCGTGACAGAAACTGCTGAAAAGTTTGATGTGAAGGCCACCGTGCAAGGCGGCGGTAAGTCTGCACAGGTTGATGCCTTGGTTCATGGAATCTCCAAGGCTCTTCAGGAAATGAATCCAGAATTTCGTGATTCTCTGAAAAAAGCAGGCCTGCTGACCCGTGACTCCCGCATCAAAGAGCGGAAAAAATACGGTCAGCGCGGTGCCCGTGCTCGCTTCCAGTTCTCCAAGCGTTAA
- the argC gene encoding N-acetyl-gamma-glutamyl-phosphate reductase: MLKVGIIGASGYTGVELARILSTHPEVELTVATSRQYAGKPLSEVFPNLRKRVDLVCENLGPEELVERADFFFAAVPHKTAMDLVPVLLKAGKKVVDLSADFRIRDAAVYEEWYQPHSSAELIAEAVYGLPELYRDQVKDARLTANPGCYPTSIILGLAPLLRKGLIDPAGLIIDSKSGTSGAGRSAAVGTLFCEVTDGFRAYKVGGSHRHIPEIEQELTVLASKPVTISFTPHLLPISRGILSTMYAPLISTTSEQEIQELYESTYAEEPFVRVCPAGSFPATQYVRGSNCCDIGIKVDSRTGRVIIMSAIDNIVKGASGQAVQNMNLMNGFDETCGLMGAPFFP; the protein is encoded by the coding sequence ATGCTAAAAGTAGGAATCATAGGGGCCTCCGGCTATACCGGTGTTGAACTGGCCCGCATCCTTTCCACCCACCCGGAGGTGGAACTGACCGTTGCCACCTCCCGTCAATACGCAGGCAAACCCCTCTCCGAGGTCTTCCCTAATCTGCGTAAGCGGGTGGATTTGGTCTGTGAGAACCTGGGGCCGGAAGAACTGGTCGAGCGGGCTGACTTCTTCTTTGCCGCAGTGCCCCATAAGACAGCAATGGATCTGGTGCCTGTCCTGCTCAAGGCAGGCAAGAAGGTGGTTGATCTCAGTGCTGATTTCCGTATTCGCGATGCTGCGGTCTACGAGGAGTGGTACCAGCCCCATTCCAGTGCGGAGCTCATCGCCGAGGCGGTGTATGGCCTGCCCGAGCTGTACCGGGATCAGGTGAAAGACGCACGCCTGACCGCCAATCCGGGCTGCTATCCCACCTCTATCATACTCGGTTTGGCACCTCTGCTGCGCAAGGGTTTGATTGATCCAGCTGGCCTGATCATCGACTCCAAGTCTGGCACTTCTGGGGCAGGGCGCAGCGCGGCTGTGGGCACCCTGTTCTGTGAGGTAACGGATGGCTTCCGGGCCTATAAGGTTGGGGGCAGCCACCGTCATATCCCGGAGATTGAGCAAGAGCTGACCGTGCTGGCCAGCAAGCCGGTAACCATTTCCTTTACCCCGCATCTCCTCCCTATCTCGCGTGGTATCCTCAGCACCATGTATGCTCCGCTAATCAGCACGACCAGCGAGCAGGAGATTCAGGAGCTGTACGAGAGTACCTATGCGGAAGAACCCTTTGTCCGGGTCTGTCCGGCAGGTTCCTTCCCAGCCACCCAGTATGTGCGGGGCAGCAACTGCTGTGACATCGGTATCAAGGTGGATTCGCGCACCGGGCGGGTCATCATCATGTCAGCCATTGACAACATCGTTAAGGGGGCCTCTGGTCAGGCGGTGCAGAACATGAATCTGATGAACGGCTTTGACGAGACCTGCGGCCTGATGGGTGCGCCTTTCTTTCCCTGA
- the truA gene encoding tRNA pseudouridine(38-40) synthase TruA, which produces MQQRNIRLYIAYDGTNFCGWQRQRNGPTIQETLEQRLTRITRTAVQVNGAGRTDAGVHAHSMVANFSTNATMPAPAFAKALNSMLPKDIRILEAEEVAPDFHARFSAKGKTYCYDFFTGPIQPPIERLYRTHFPCSFIPDRVQPSLDLLLGTHDFASFEAVGSRDRTRTEGRGAVRTLFQAQCLVDPARPKYFTLRFRGDGFLRHMVRNLAGTLIMVGTGRLSTKQLRDILEARDREKAGPTAPACGLFLEQVHYEEMAGKDETL; this is translated from the coding sequence ATGCAGCAGCGCAACATCCGCCTTTACATTGCCTACGACGGTACCAACTTCTGCGGTTGGCAGCGACAACGTAACGGGCCAACGATCCAGGAGACCTTGGAGCAACGATTGACCCGGATCACCAGGACAGCCGTGCAGGTGAATGGGGCAGGGCGTACCGATGCCGGTGTTCACGCCCACAGCATGGTGGCGAATTTCAGCACCAATGCGACCATGCCTGCTCCAGCCTTTGCCAAGGCCCTCAACTCCATGCTCCCCAAAGATATTCGTATCCTGGAGGCCGAGGAAGTTGCCCCGGACTTCCATGCCCGCTTTTCTGCCAAGGGCAAGACCTATTGCTACGATTTCTTTACCGGCCCTATCCAGCCCCCGATCGAACGCCTTTACCGCACCCATTTCCCCTGCTCCTTTATACCGGACAGGGTTCAGCCCAGCCTGGATCTGCTGCTCGGTACCCATGACTTTGCCTCCTTTGAGGCTGTGGGCAGCCGGGACCGCACCCGCACTGAGGGTCGAGGTGCCGTGCGTACCCTGTTCCAGGCCCAATGCCTTGTTGATCCTGCCCGTCCAAAGTATTTCACCCTCCGCTTTAGGGGGGACGGCTTCTTGCGCCACATGGTGCGCAATCTTGCCGGAACCCTGATCATGGTGGGGACAGGCCGCCTGAGTACCAAGCAGTTGAGGGATATCTTAGAGGCCAGGGATCGGGAAAAGGCGGGCCCGACAGCCCCGGCCTGCGGCCTTTTTCTGGAGCAGGTGCATTATGAGGAGATGGCGGGGAAGGATGAGACATTGTAG
- a CDS encoding glycosyltransferase, translating into MSVFTLFLVFILVVSLAVLRDYFLASRYMEHLEQVPPLEGGALPSVSVIIPACNEEQGIEAALSSVLALDYPGLEIIVLNDRSTDATPQILDRLAAQHPRLRVIHITELPAGWLGKNHALHLGAAQAKGKYLLFTDADVHFAPDTIHRAVAKMQAFQLDHLCLLFRMTAPSRLLCLLIADSLSAAFSLAKPWLVRKPESPYFIGAGGFNMIRKSFYHSFGGHHPIRLCPVDDVLLGRLAKENKGRCDCLNGSRLVTVEWYTSIREMVLGLRKNTFAIVDYRVSLLLAATAAVISLHILPLWGLLLADGIPRLLCGAIVTANLLALALGVRAFLMDLRCLYWFPVTPYIKLYIIWRSVLFTLIQDGIVWRDTFYPLKELKAHKVSILRWVKMKRQPEDLP; encoded by the coding sequence ATGTCTGTATTTACCCTTTTTCTGGTGTTTATCCTTGTTGTTAGCCTAGCTGTCCTGCGGGACTACTTCCTTGCCAGTCGCTACATGGAGCATCTGGAGCAGGTGCCGCCCCTAGAGGGAGGTGCCCTGCCTTCAGTCTCCGTTATTATTCCGGCCTGCAATGAAGAGCAGGGTATTGAGGCTGCCTTATCATCAGTGCTGGCCCTTGATTACCCCGGCTTGGAGATTATCGTCCTTAATGATCGGTCCACCGATGCTACCCCGCAGATCCTTGACCGTCTGGCGGCACAACATCCCCGGCTGCGGGTCATCCATATCACAGAGCTGCCTGCGGGTTGGTTGGGCAAGAACCATGCCCTGCATCTGGGGGCTGCCCAAGCCAAGGGCAAGTACCTGCTTTTTACTGATGCTGATGTCCACTTTGCCCCGGATACCATCCACCGTGCTGTGGCCAAGATGCAGGCCTTTCAGCTGGATCATCTCTGCCTTCTTTTTCGCATGACAGCTCCGAGCCGTCTGCTCTGTCTGTTGATTGCCGACAGCCTTTCTGCCGCCTTTAGCCTAGCTAAGCCTTGGCTGGTTCGCAAACCAGAGTCCCCCTACTTTATCGGGGCAGGCGGTTTTAACATGATCCGCAAGAGCTTCTATCACAGCTTTGGCGGCCACCATCCCATTCGCCTCTGCCCGGTGGATGACGTACTACTGGGGCGCTTGGCCAAAGAGAACAAAGGCCGATGTGACTGCCTGAACGGAAGCCGCTTAGTCACTGTGGAATGGTATACATCTATTAGGGAGATGGTGCTCGGCCTGCGCAAGAATACCTTTGCCATAGTTGACTACCGTGTATCTTTACTGCTTGCAGCAACTGCGGCAGTGATCTCTCTTCATATCCTCCCGCTTTGGGGCCTGTTGCTGGCAGACGGGATTCCTCGGCTGCTCTGCGGTGCCATTGTTACTGCCAACCTCCTAGCTTTGGCCCTGGGAGTACGGGCCTTTCTGATGGATCTCCGCTGTCTCTACTGGTTTCCTGTTACTCCGTATATCAAGTTGTATATTATTTGGAGGTCTGTGTTGTTTACCCTGATTCAGGACGGTATTGTCTGGCGCGATACCTTTTATCCTCTGAAGGAGTTAAAGGCGCACAAGGTCTCCATCCTGCGGTGGGTGAAGATGAAGAGACAGCCGGAGGATCTGCCCTGA
- a CDS encoding Maf family protein, with protein MFTTCTPLILASASPRRQQFLSDLGLRFTALAADINETPLDGETPDAFARRMAEEKAEVIARQHPTSWVIGADTVVTIEGRILGKPDDAAHALEILRSLQGKKHQVITGLALRCVQENCTESLTRTTEVKFAYFSDAILSAYIATGEPMDKAGAYGIQGKGGFLVRSITGSCSNVIGLPINTCISLLLHHNVIAPLQERK; from the coding sequence ATGTTCACCACCTGTACCCCCCTGATCCTTGCCTCGGCCTCGCCCCGGCGGCAACAGTTCCTCAGCGACCTCGGCCTGCGCTTTACCGCTCTGGCCGCAGACATCAATGAAACACCCCTGGACGGCGAGACACCTGATGCCTTTGCCCGCCGTATGGCCGAAGAAAAGGCCGAGGTTATTGCTCGGCAGCACCCCACTTCTTGGGTCATCGGGGCGGATACTGTGGTCACCATTGAGGGCAGAATCCTGGGTAAGCCCGATGATGCAGCCCACGCTCTGGAGATCCTCCGTAGCCTGCAAGGAAAAAAGCATCAGGTCATCACGGGCCTTGCTCTGCGTTGTGTTCAGGAGAACTGCACCGAGAGCCTGACCAGAACCACCGAGGTGAAGTTTGCCTATTTCAGCGATGCAATCCTCTCCGCCTACATCGCAACCGGAGAGCCTATGGATAAGGCCGGGGCCTATGGAATTCAAGGAAAAGGGGGCTTTTTGGTGCGCTCAATTACCGGTTCCTGCTCCAATGTGATCGGTCTGCCCATCAATACCTGCATCAGTTTGCTTCTGCACCATAATGTTATTGCGCCTTTACAGGAAAGAAAATGA